From Candidatus Lokiarchaeota archaeon:
TCGTGGATACCATTGCTGTTACCAAGGGACATGGATTCCAGGGAACTGTTAGACGCTGGGGTGTTCGGATCCTTCAACACAAGTCCCGAAAAACCAAGCGAGGTATAGGATGCCTTGGACCTTGGTCACCTAGGAACATTCGATATACGGTTCCACAGCCCGGCCAAACCGGTTATCATTCACGAACCAATTTCAACAATGCTATCGTGCAGCTGGGTGAACGTGGTGAAGAGATTACACCAGAAGGTGGTTTCGTCAACTACGGCGTCATCCGCGGAGACTACGTGATGGTAAAAGGTTCCGTCCCCGGTCCTGTGAAAAGGACCATCAGGATGAGATATGCTATTAGAGCTCCTAGCGGGCATACTCCAGAACCTTTCCAGGTCAACTACATCAGTACGACATCGAAGCAATAGGAGAAGGTGATTTTCAATGGCAACTACAAAATTATACAAGTTGGATGGTAAAGCAGATTCCGACATTGAGTTACCTGTGCATTTCGATACTCCTTATCGTCCAGACGTCATAAAGCGTGCTGTGCTGGCTGTCCAATCCCGTGGACGACAGCCACACGGTGTAGATCCACTAGCCGGTAAGCGAACAACTGCTGAAAGCTGGGGTGTAGGTCATGGACGGTCGCGAGTACCCCGAGTGAAAGGTGGAGGTACACCAGCGGCGAACAAAGCAGGTTTCATGCCTGGTGTTGTAGGTGGTAGGCAAGCTCACCCTCCTGAGGCACGAGAGGTTCTTGAGGAGGATATCAATAGAAAAGAGAATCGATTGGCAATTCGTTCAGCTATCGCTGCAACAGGACACAAGGATGCTGTCTCTCGCCGCGGGCACAAGGTGGATTCAGCACCAGATTTTCCTATCGTTGTC
This genomic window contains:
- the rplC gene encoding 50S ribosomal protein L3 codes for the protein FEAELDSLSEIRMLVHTQPRLAAVPKKRPEVMEYKIGAPSVEEAFEYAKDILGTDVRIADILEEGMLVDTIAVTKGHGFQGTVRRWGVRILQHKSRKTKRGIGCLGPWSPRNIRYTVPQPGQTGYHSRTNFNNAIVQLGERGEEITPEGGFVNYGVIRGDYVMVKGSVPGPVKRTIRMRYAIRAPSGHTPEPFQVNYISTTSKQ
- a CDS encoding 50S ribosomal protein L4, with protein sequence MATTKLYKLDGKADSDIELPVHFDTPYRPDVIKRAVLAVQSRGRQPHGVDPLAGKRTTAESWGVGHGRSRVPRVKGGGTPAANKAGFMPGVVGGRQAHPPEAREVLEEDINRKENRLAIRSAIAATGHKDAVSRRGHKVDSAPDFPIVVSDELETLTKTREVMDVIEALGLSEDIERVRQGHKIRAGKGKMRGRKYKTPKSILFVVGEDLGIERAARNIPGVEIAEVHALNADLLAPGTHAGRLVIWTKSALERLQEEGLFV